Proteins encoded together in one Flavobacterium keumense window:
- the lpxA gene encoding acyl-ACP--UDP-N-acetylglucosamine O-acyltransferase, giving the protein MNQPLAYVHPGAKIAKNVVIEPFTTIHNNVVIGDGTWIGSNVTIMEGARIGKNCNIFPGAVISAVPQDLKFGGEDSLAIIGDNCTIRECVTINRGTVASGQTVIGDNCLVMAYAHIAHDCVVGNNAIIVNGVALAGHVIVGNYAVIGGLAAVHQFIHIGDHAMISGGSLVRKDVPPFTKAAKEPLSYVGINSIGLRRRGFTTEKIREIQDIYRILYQKNYNTTQAIGIIEAEMEATPERDEILDFIRNSSRGVMKGYSGNY; this is encoded by the coding sequence ATGAATCAACCGTTAGCATATGTTCATCCTGGCGCTAAAATTGCCAAAAATGTAGTTATAGAGCCTTTCACAACAATCCATAACAATGTAGTTATTGGTGATGGTACTTGGATTGGTTCCAATGTTACGATAATGGAAGGTGCCAGAATTGGAAAAAATTGTAATATTTTTCCAGGAGCAGTTATTTCAGCAGTACCTCAAGATTTAAAATTTGGAGGTGAAGATTCCTTAGCAATTATAGGAGATAATTGTACTATTAGAGAATGTGTTACCATCAATAGAGGAACTGTTGCCTCCGGACAGACGGTTATTGGAGATAATTGTTTAGTAATGGCTTATGCACATATTGCTCACGATTGTGTTGTAGGAAATAATGCCATCATTGTAAATGGAGTTGCTTTGGCAGGACATGTTATTGTGGGTAATTATGCTGTCATTGGAGGTTTAGCAGCAGTACATCAATTCATACATATTGGTGACCATGCTATGATTTCTGGAGGTTCATTGGTAAGAAAAGATGTTCCGCCTTTTACAAAAGCAGCCAAAGAGCCGTTGTCTTATGTGGGAATTAATTCTATTGGCTTAAGACGAAGAGGTTTTACAACAGAAAAAATTAGAGAAATTCAAGATATCTACCGTATTCTGTATCAAAAAAATTACAATACTACCCAAGCAATTGGTATTATTGAGGCAGAGATGGAAGCTACTCCAGAACGTGATGAAATACTAGATTTTATTCGAAATTCGTCAAGAGGAGTAATGAAAGGATATAGCGGAAATTATTAA
- a CDS encoding cytochrome-c peroxidase — translation MTKTNLVGAFLIAISLLSCSNHDNNSTTDLYPNVTATFSGKIDLYNLSNYANQSKPAYITKDNTAGNPITDKGATLGRVLFYDKNLSSNNTISCASCHIQANAFGDTEIASTGVNGTTTRHAMRLINSRFANETKFFWDERAATLETQASEPIKNHIEMGFSGTSGDGSISTLIAKLQGIGYYKELFKYVYGSEEITENKLQLALAQFVRSIQSFDSKYDTGRAAVQNDNQAFPNFTAQENQGKNLFLAPPVFDANGIRTSGGLGCAGCHAPPEFDIDPNTKNNGVIGILNGTGIDISNTKAPSLRDLVKSDGTPNGPMMHTGNFTTLQNVIGHYGNINIAPRNTNLDPRLTPNGFGQQLNLTATEVNALIAFIKTLTGTNVYTDPKWSSPFK, via the coding sequence ATGACAAAAACAAACTTAGTAGGTGCCTTTTTGATTGCTATCAGCTTACTATCTTGCAGCAATCACGACAACAATTCAACAACAGATCTTTATCCGAATGTAACCGCTACTTTTTCCGGAAAAATTGATTTATATAATTTGAGTAATTATGCCAATCAATCTAAACCTGCTTACATAACAAAAGATAATACCGCAGGAAATCCAATAACTGACAAAGGCGCTACCTTAGGAAGAGTTTTATTTTATGATAAAAATTTATCTTCTAATAATACTATTTCTTGTGCTTCTTGCCATATTCAAGCTAATGCTTTTGGTGATACCGAAATTGCTAGTACCGGTGTTAATGGAACCACAACTAGACATGCCATGCGATTAATTAATAGTAGATTCGCCAACGAAACTAAGTTTTTTTGGGATGAAAGAGCTGCTACCTTGGAAACACAAGCCTCTGAACCTATCAAAAATCATATAGAAATGGGATTTAGTGGTACTAGTGGAGATGGTTCAATAAGTACATTAATTGCAAAATTACAAGGCATCGGATATTACAAAGAACTTTTTAAATACGTGTATGGCTCAGAAGAAATAACCGAGAATAAATTACAATTGGCATTAGCACAATTTGTTAGAAGCATTCAATCATTTGACTCAAAATACGATACTGGCAGAGCGGCAGTACAGAATGACAACCAAGCTTTTCCGAACTTTACCGCTCAAGAAAATCAAGGGAAAAATTTATTCTTAGCACCTCCTGTATTTGACGCTAATGGAATTAGGACATCTGGCGGACTTGGATGTGCTGGATGCCACGCTCCTCCTGAATTTGACATCGACCCTAACACAAAAAACAATGGGGTAATTGGAATTTTAAATGGTACTGGCATAGATATTAGCAATACAAAAGCCCCTTCATTAAGAGACTTAGTAAAATCCGATGGTACTCCAAATGGTCCTATGATGCATACTGGTAATTTTACAACATTGCAAAACGTTATTGGTCATTACGGAAATATAAATATAGCTCCAAGAAATACTAATCTAGACCCGAGATTAACCCCAAATGGATTTGGGCAGCAATTAAATTTAACAGCAACTGAAGTAAATGCACTGATTGCCTTTATAAAAACATTAACAGGTACTAATGTATACACGGATCCTAAATGGTCTAGCCCATTCAAATAA
- a CDS encoding nuclear transport factor 2 family protein, with amino-acid sequence MSAKKLVQSFYKSDALIDAEVMKDFLHPEIILDWNSSKGFVQMNYDSIVNLAGELNKAYVRSKVRISHILSENDLVSVRYSHYVKTIENPREEMFLANFIVIWQIKDNKLYRGYQMSQIS; translated from the coding sequence ATGTCTGCTAAAAAATTAGTGCAAAGTTTTTACAAATCAGATGCCTTGATCGATGCCGAAGTCATGAAAGATTTTTTGCATCCCGAAATTATTTTGGATTGGAACAGCAGTAAAGGATTTGTTCAAATGAATTACGATTCTATTGTTAACTTAGCTGGTGAATTGAATAAAGCGTACGTGCGTTCTAAAGTTAGAATTAGTCATATTCTTTCTGAAAACGACTTGGTTTCTGTTCGCTATTCGCATTATGTAAAGACTATTGAAAATCCAAGAGAAGAGATGTTTTTAGCAAATTTTATAGTAATTTGGCAAATAAAAGATAATAAATTGTACAGAGGATATCAAATGAGTCAAATTTCTTAA
- the sucD gene encoding succinate--CoA ligase subunit alpha, with protein sequence MSVLVNKNSKIIVQGFTGSEGTFHASQMIEYGTNVVGGVTPGKGGTTHLDRPVFNTVKDAVEQAGADTSIIFVPPAFAADAIMEAADAGIKVIIAITEGIPVADMIKANSYVKERNARLIGPNCPGVITAGEAKVGIMPGFVFKKGTVGIVSKSGTLTYEAADQVAKQGLGITTAIGIGGDPIIGTTTKEAVELLMNDPETNCIVMIGEIGGQLEADAAKWIKADGNRKPVVGFIAGVTAPAGRTMGHAGAIVGGSDDTAEAKKQIMRENGIHVVDSPAEIGKKVKEVLG encoded by the coding sequence ATGAGTGTTTTAGTTAATAAAAATTCCAAAATAATTGTTCAAGGATTTACTGGGAGCGAAGGAACGTTTCACGCTTCTCAGATGATTGAATATGGTACTAACGTTGTAGGTGGTGTAACTCCAGGAAAAGGAGGAACTACGCATTTAGATCGTCCTGTTTTTAATACTGTAAAGGATGCTGTAGAACAAGCAGGTGCTGATACTTCAATCATTTTCGTTCCGCCAGCTTTTGCTGCCGATGCAATTATGGAGGCTGCTGATGCTGGAATCAAAGTAATTATTGCTATTACAGAAGGAATTCCTGTAGCAGATATGATTAAAGCCAATAGCTATGTTAAAGAAAGAAATGCAAGACTTATAGGGCCTAACTGTCCGGGTGTTATCACTGCAGGTGAAGCTAAGGTGGGAATTATGCCAGGTTTTGTTTTCAAAAAAGGAACAGTAGGTATCGTATCTAAATCAGGTACTTTAACTTATGAAGCAGCTGATCAAGTAGCTAAACAAGGATTAGGAATTACTACTGCTATTGGAATTGGTGGAGATCCAATTATTGGAACTACTACCAAAGAAGCAGTTGAATTGTTAATGAACGATCCAGAAACCAATTGTATCGTTATGATTGGAGAAATTGGAGGTCAATTAGAAGCAGATGCTGCTAAATGGATCAAAGCCGATGGAAACCGTAAACCAGTAGTTGGATTTATAGCAGGAGTTACAGCTCCAGCAGGACGTACAATGGGACATGCAGGTGCTATTGTTGGTGGTTCTGATGATACAGCTGAAGCTAAAAAACAAATTATGAGAGAGAACGGAATTCACGTAGTGGATTCTCCAGCTGAAATTGGTAAAAAAGTAAAAGAAGTTTTAGGTTAG
- a CDS encoding UDP-3-O-(3-hydroxymyristoyl)glucosamine N-acyltransferase: protein MKFPKPQTLKEIANIIQCDFVGDASFPVLGMNEIHVVEPGDIVFVDHPKYYDKALQSKATIILINKEVECPEGKALLISEDPFRDFNLLTRHFMPFQSSNVSISPSAKIGQGTIIQPNTFIGNHVVIGNNCLIHSNVAIYDHTIIGDNVIVHAGTVIGGDAFYYKKRPEGFDQLLSGGRVVIENNVGIGALCTIDKGVTGDTTIGEGSKLDNQVHVGHDTVIGKKCLIASQTGIAGCVVIEDEVTLWGQVGTTSGITIGTKAVVMGQTGVTKSIEGGKSYFGTPIEESREKLKQLANIKKIPELLNKLK from the coding sequence ATGAAATTTCCAAAACCACAAACTTTAAAAGAAATTGCCAACATAATTCAATGTGATTTTGTTGGGGATGCTAGTTTTCCTGTTTTGGGAATGAACGAAATTCATGTGGTAGAACCAGGAGATATTGTCTTTGTAGATCATCCTAAATATTACGACAAGGCATTACAGTCCAAAGCTACCATCATTTTAATTAATAAAGAAGTAGAGTGTCCAGAAGGTAAAGCTTTATTAATTTCAGAAGATCCATTTAGAGATTTTAATCTATTGACAAGACATTTTATGCCTTTTCAATCTTCAAATGTATCTATTTCGCCTTCGGCAAAAATTGGTCAAGGTACTATAATACAACCCAATACATTTATTGGTAATCATGTTGTGATTGGAAATAATTGTTTAATTCATTCTAACGTTGCCATTTATGACCATACGATAATTGGCGATAATGTAATTGTTCATGCAGGAACCGTGATTGGTGGAGATGCTTTTTATTACAAGAAACGTCCAGAAGGTTTTGATCAATTACTTTCGGGAGGAAGAGTAGTTATTGAAAATAATGTTGGTATTGGTGCACTTTGTACCATTGACAAAGGAGTTACAGGAGATACAACCATCGGAGAAGGAAGTAAATTAGACAACCAAGTACATGTTGGTCATGATACCGTAATTGGGAAAAAATGTTTAATAGCTTCTCAAACTGGTATTGCTGGTTGTGTGGTTATTGAAGATGAAGTGACACTTTGGGGGCAAGTAGGAACTACAAGTGGAATCACAATTGGTACAAAAGCAGTAGTAATGGGGCAAACTGGAGTGACCAAATCTATTGAAGGAGGAAAATCGTATTTTGGAACTCCAATAGAAGAATCAAGAGAGAAATTGAAACAATTGGCCAATATTAAAAAAATACCTGAACTATTAAATAAATTGAAATAA
- the efp gene encoding elongation factor P: MASTSDIRNGLCIKYNNDIYKIIEFLHVKPGKGPAFVRTKLKSLTNGKVLDNTFSAGHKIDEVRVETHTFQYLYAEGDQFHFMNNESFEQITLNKNVLDNPDLLKEGTNVMIQINAETEAPLSVDMPASIILEVTYAEPGVKGNTATNATKSATVETGATVNVPLFINEGDKIKIDTATGSYMERVKE, encoded by the coding sequence ATGGCAAGTACATCAGATATTAGAAACGGATTATGTATTAAATACAATAACGATATTTACAAAATCATTGAATTTCTTCATGTAAAACCAGGTAAAGGTCCTGCTTTTGTAAGAACAAAATTGAAATCTTTGACTAACGGAAAAGTATTAGATAACACTTTTTCTGCGGGTCATAAAATTGATGAAGTTCGTGTAGAAACTCATACATTCCAATATCTTTATGCAGAAGGAGATCAATTTCATTTTATGAATAATGAGTCTTTTGAACAAATTACCTTGAATAAAAATGTATTAGATAATCCAGATTTATTGAAAGAAGGAACTAATGTAATGATCCAGATTAATGCTGAAACTGAAGCACCACTTTCTGTAGATATGCCGGCTTCTATTATTTTAGAAGTGACTTATGCTGAACCAGGTGTAAAAGGAAATACAGCAACTAACGCTACCAAATCTGCAACAGTAGAAACAGGTGCAACAGTAAACGTTCCTTTGTTTATTAACGAAGGGGATAAAATTAAAATTGACACTGCTACAGGTTCTTATATGGAACGTGTAAAAGAATAA